The proteins below are encoded in one region of Macaca nemestrina isolate mMacNem1 chromosome 10, mMacNem.hap1, whole genome shotgun sequence:
- the LOC112427137 gene encoding LOW QUALITY PROTEIN: uncharacterized protein (The sequence of the model RefSeq protein was modified relative to this genomic sequence to represent the inferred CDS: deleted 2 bases in 1 codon), whose protein sequence is MQDLARLVSEDGSLGEGKQSLAFAVLGQWQGIHGGGDPRSSPPALLGCGLPCWEGGNHVHLGPKIFAAFPGAMDSSSGLGGDPVVWDPKEKKYGKPKGAHRDQEDRTVGIIRTRVLRGWELRGGWSCELGKVKPTSLRQGRWCRWNPGRPTFEQSCPSLVPWPGFVVRSFSHLLRNPQSADSGADTPWRRDSAHRCSSCTVGPGASCVSRCGWGGWVGLCLSMQFLIFVNINSKSRVRWETCNLPENLFCCWSASGVASGPRAFATVPPPAPTSSVCLQSLIYRSPRCLLYSLCAWLFCYLAESTLGGSPCAWNGCSSKPLPLGGPHPAMPVKVAQPLFSFS, encoded by the exons ATGCAGGACCTTGCCAGGCTGGTGTCTGAGGACGGGAGCCTGGGAGAG GGGAAGCAGTCCTTAGCTTTTGCTGTGCTGGGACAGTGGCAGGGGATCCACGGGGGCGGGGACCCACGGTCGTCCCCACCAGCCTTGCTCGGCTGTGGGTTGCCCTGCTGGGAAGGAGGGAATCACGTCCACCTGGGTCCCAAGATCTTCGCCGCCTTCCCTGGGGCCATGGACAGCAGCAGTGGGTTGGGTGGCGATCCTGTCGTCTGGGATCCCAAGGAGAAGAAATACGGAAAACCCAAAGGAG CACATCGGGACCAGGAGGATAGAACTGTTGGCATTATCAGGACTCGTGTTTTGCGGGGGTGGGAGTTGAGAGGAGGGTGGTCTTGTGAGTTGGGCAAGGTAAAGCCCACTTCGCTGAGGCAGGGGCGGTGGTGCCGATGGAACCCGGGGAGGCCCACATTTGAGCAAAGCTGCCCTTCCCTTGTCCCCTGGCCTGGCTTCGTGGTAAGGAGCTTCAGCCACCTCCTCAGGAACCCCCAGAGTGCAGATTCTGGAGCAGACACACCCTGGCGGAGAGAC TCGGCACACAGGTGCTCCAGTTGCACGGTGGGACCCGGGGCCTCGTGCGTTTCTCgctgtgggtggggtgggtgggttgGTTTGTGCCTATcaatgcaatttttaatttttgttaatatcAACAGCAAAAGCCGAGTGCGTTGGGAGACGTGCAACCTCCCTGAAAATCTTTTCTGTTGCTGGAGTGCTTCAGGGGTGGCCTCTGGCCCCAGAGCCTTTGCCACAGTGCCCCCACCAGCCCCCACCTCATCCGTCTGTTTGCAGAGCCTCATCTACAGGTCCCCACGCTGCCTTCTTTACTCGCTGTGCGCTTGGCTGTTTTGTTATTTGGCTGAGTCTACGTTGGGCGGAAGTCCCTGTGCGTGGAATGGGTGTTCCTCCAAGCCCCTTCCACTCGGAGGGCCACACCCGGCGATGCCAGTGAAGGTGGCACAGCCTCTCTTCAGTTTCTCTTGA
- the LOC105484133 gene encoding tetraspanin-9 isoform X1: MARGCLCCLKYMMFLFNLIFWLCGCGLLGVGIWLSVSQGNFATFSPSFPSLSAANLVIAIGTIVMVTGFLGCLGAIKENKCLLLSFFIVLLVILLAELILLILFFVYMDKVNENAKKDLKEGLLLYHTENNVGLKNAWNIIQAEMRCCGVTDYTDWYPVLGENTVPDRCCMENSQGCGRNATTPLWRTGCYEKVKMWFDDNKHVLGTVGMCILIMQILGMAFSMTLFQHIHRTGKKYDA, encoded by the exons CTCTGTGGCTGTGGGCTGCTTGGAGTGGGCATCTGGCTCTCCGTGTCCCAAGGCAACTTTGCCACCTTCTCCCCCAGCTTCCCTTCGTTGTCTGCAGCCAACCTGGTCATCGCCATAGGCACCATTGTTATGGTGACGGGCTTCCTCGGCTGCCTGGGGGCCATCAAGGAGAACAAGTGCCTCCTGCTCAGT tttttcatCGTCCTGTTGGTCATCCTCCTAGCAGAGCTGATCTTACTCATCCTCTTCTTTGTCTACATGGACAAG GTGAACGAGAACGCCAAGAAGGACCTGAAGGAAGGACTGCTGCTGTACCACACGGAGAACAACGTGGGGCTGAAGAACGCCTGGAACATCATCCAGGCTGAG ATGCGATGCTGTGGCGTCACTGACTACACAGACTGGTACCCGGTGCTGGGGGAGAACACGGTTCCCGACCGCTGCTGCATGGAGAACTCCCAGGGCTGCGGGCGCAACGCCACCACGCCTTTGTGGAGAACG GGCTGCTATGAGAAGGTGAAGATGTGGTTCGATGACAATAAGCACGTGCTGGGCACGGTGGGGATGTGCATCCTCATCATGCAG ATCCTGGGCATGGCCTTCTCCATGACCCTTTTCCAGCACATCCACCGGACTGGTAAGAAGTACGACGCGTGA